The Streptomyces durmitorensis genome contains the following window.
GCTGCGGGTCGCCTCGCTCGGCACGGTCGTCGTCGGGCACTGGCTGATGGCGGCGGTGACCGTCGGGGACGACGGCCGCACCGAGGTCGGCAACCTCCTCGCCGTCGTGCCCGAGCTGCAACTCCTCACCTGGGTCCTGCAGATCATGCCGGTGTTCTTCTTCGTCGGCGGCTTCTCGCACGCGCTGTCGTACCGCTCCCTGAGCCGGAAGGCCGAGGCGGGCGCGTCGGTCTACTCGGTGTTCCTGCGGGCCCGCCTCCAGCGGCTGCTGCGGCCGACGATGGTCTTCATAGGAGTGTGGGGACTTGCCGCCCTGGTGGTCCAACTCCTCGGCCAGGGCGGCGCGTTGCTCGACGTGACGCTCCGGCTCGTCGCCCAGCCGCTGTGGTTCATCGGCATCTATCTGGCGATGGTCGCCTTCACACCGCTGCTGCTCGGTCTGCACGAGCGGTACGGGTGGGGCGCGTTCGGCGGTCTCGTCCTCGCCGCGGGCGCGGTGGACGTGGCGCGCTTCGCCTTCGGTGTGCCGTACGTGGAGTTCCTGAACTTCGCCTTCGTGTGGCTCGCCGTCCATCAGCTGGGCTTCCTGCGGGCGGACGGCAGGCTGCGGATGCCCGTCGCCCTGGCCGTGACGGGGCTCGCGGGTGCGGCGGCTCTGGTGGCCTTCGGGCCCTATCCCTTGTCGATGGTCGGGATGCCCGGTGAGCGTGTGTCGAACATGGCACCGCCGACCTTCGCGCTGCTCTGCCACGGGATGTGGCTGGTGGGCGCGGTGGAGCTGCTGCGGGGGCCCGCGGTGCGGTGGCTCGCGCGGCCGCGGGTGTGGCGGGGTGTGGTGGCGGCGAACGGGGTCTCGATGACGGCGTTCCTGTGGCACCTGACGGCGATGCTCGGGGTGTACGGGGTGCTGATCGCGGCGGACGTGCGGCTGCCCGAGCCCGCCACCGCCCAGTGGTGGACGCAGGTGCCCCTGCGCATGGCGGCCGCGGTGGTGGTCACCGGGCTGCTGGTCGCGGCGTTCCGTCGCTTCGAGAAGCCGGGTGCGGTGCGGGAGCCGGGCGGCACACCGGGCGCGGCCTCGGGGCCCGCGGCCGCGGTGGGGGTCGTGCTCTGCCTCTTCGGGGTGCTCGGGCTCTCCATGGTCGGCTTCGGGGGCCTGCTCGAAGGGCGTACGGCGATGGTGGTGGCCGTGCGGATGACGGCGCCCGTGGCGGTGGGGATGGCGTTGGCGGGGTGGCTGCTCGTGGAGCGGGCCGGGCGTCCGTCGCTCCCCGGCTCCGCCCGCGGGACCGGCTGATCGTCCCCGCAGCGGCCGCCGGGCCCGTGGTCGCCGCCTCCGACTACGCTGGAGGTCGATCGATCCCCTTCCCTGGAGCGTTAATGGCCGTCAACCTGGTCAATGTCGAGGCAGTCAGCAAGGTGTACGGCACGCGTGCCCTGCTCGACGGTGTCTCCCTCGGCGTGTCCGAGGGGGACCGGATCGGCGTCGTGGGGCGCAACGGCGACGGCAAGACGACCCTCATCCGGATGCTCGCCAAGCTGGAGGAGACGGACTCCGGGCGCGTCACGCACAACGGCGGTCTGCAGCTCGGCGTGCTGACCCAGCACGACTCGCTCGACCCCGGGGCCACCGTGCGGCACGAGGTGATCGGCGATCTCGCCGATCACGAGTGGGCGGGCAGCGCAAAGATCCGTGACGTCCTCACCGGGCTCTTCGGCGGCCTGGACATGCCGGGCTTCCCGCAGGGCCTCGACACCGTCATCGGTCCGCTCTCCGGCGGCGAGCGGCGGCGTATCGCGCTCGCGAAGCTGCTCATCGGCGAGCCCGACCTGATCGTGCTCGACGAGCCGACCAACCACCTCGACGTCGAGGGCATCGCCTGGCTCGCCGAGCACCTGCGGACGCGGCGCTCGGCGCTCGTCTGCGTCACGCACGACCGCTGGTTCCTGGACCAGGTGTGCACGCGCATGTGGGACGTACAGAGCGGGGACGTCTTCGAGTACGAGGGCGGGTACTCCGACTACGTCTTCGCGCGTGCCGAGCGCGAGCGCATCGCGGCCACCGAGGAGACCAAGCGCAAGAACCTGATGCGCAAGGAGCTGGCCTGGCTGCGGCGCGGCGCCCCCGCCCGCACCAGCAAGCCGCGGTACCGCATCGAGGCCGCGAACGAACTCATCGCCGATGTGCCGCCGCCGCGTGACAGCAGCGAGCTGATGAAGTTCGCGACGACGCGGCTCGGCAAGACCGTCTTCGATCTTGAGGACGTGACCGTCCAGGCCGGGCCGAAGCTGCTCCTGAAGCATCTGACCTGGCAGCTCGGCCCCGGCGACCGCATCGGCCTCGTGGGGGTCAACGGCGCGGGCAAGACCTCGCTCCTGCGGGCGATGGCCGAGGCCCAGCGCTCCGACGGCGACGTGCAGCCCGAGGCGGGGCGTGTGGTGGTCGGCAAGACCGTGAAGCTCGCCTATCTCTCGCAGGAAGTGGCCGAACTCTCCCCGACGCTGCGGGTGTTGCAGGCCGTGCAGCAGGTGCGCGAGCGGGTCGACCTCGGCAAGGGCCGGGAGATGACCGCGGGGCAGCTCTGCGAGACGTTCGGCTTCAACAAGGAGAAGCAGTGGACGCCCGTCGGTGATCTGTCCGGTGGCGAGCGGCGGCGGCTCCAGCTCCTGCGGCTCCTCATGGACGAGCCGAACGTCCTCTTCCTCGACGAGCCGACGAACGACCTCGACATCGAGACGCTGACCCAGCTCGAAGACGTTCTCGACGGCTGGCCGGGGTCCATGGTCGTGATCTCCCACGACCGGTTCTTCCTGGAGCGCACCACCGACAAGGTCTTCGCGCTGCTCGGCGACGCCACGATGCGGATGCTCCCGCGCGGCATCGACGAGTACCTGGAGCGGCGCAAGCGGATGGCGGACGCGGGCACCCCCGCGGCCCCTCTCGCCGCGTCGGCGGCTTCTGCCGAGTCCGCCGCACCGGCCGCCCCGCAGAAGACGGTCTCCTCCGCCGACGCCCGCGCCGCGAAGAAGGAACTCCAGAAGATCGAGCGGCAGCTGGACAAGATGTCGACGAAGGAGACATGGCTGCACGCCCAAATCGCCGATAACGCCACCGACTTCGGAAAGGTGGCCAAACTGGACGCGGAGTTGCGTGAACTCGTCAGCGAGCGCGACGAGTTGGAGATGCGCTGGCTGGAGCTCGCGGAGAGCGCGTAGAGGTCTCGTAACGGACGCATCACGGGCCGGTCCTCCCTTGGGAACAGGGGACGGACCGGTCATCTGTGCTAGGCGGTCAGGGTGATAGAAAGGTCGGCCTGAGCACCACTTGGCGTGCCGAAAAATCAGTGAAGGGGGAAGCGCTGATGACTCAGCCGCCCAACCAACCGCCCTCCGGCGGTTTCGGAGCTCCGCAGGATCCGCAGCAGGGAGCCGCGCCGCAGCCACCGGGCCAGCCACCGCAGGCCCCGCAGACCCCGCCGCCGGGGGCCCCGCAGACTCCGCCCGCGCCCCAGCCCGGCTACGGCTACCCGCAGACCCCGCCGCCTGCCCAGCCGGGTTACGGCTACCCGCAGCAGCCCGGCCAGCCCGGACCGTACAACCAGCCCGGACCTTACGGCCAGCCCACGCAGCCCGGTCAGCCGGGCCCCTACGGCCAGCCCACGCAGCCGGGCCCCTACGCCCAGCCCCAGTACGGCTACCCGCAGCAGCAGGCGCAGTTCCCCGGCGGCCCCGGCATGCCCGGAACCCCGCCCGGCGGCGGGAGCAAGAACCCCTTCAAGGGCAAGCCCGGCCTGATCGTGGCCGCCGTCGCGGCGGGCGCGCTCGTCATCGGCGGTGTCGCCTGGGCGGTCGTCGGCGGTGACGACGGCGGCAAGAAGAAGAAGCCGGTCGCCGGCAAGTCCGACGACCCCAAGGCCAGCGGCTCCGCGCCGGTCAACCCGGGCGACGGCAGCGGCGACGGGGACGAGAAGCAGGAAGACCTCAACGCGGGCCGCCAACCCGGCGAGTCGAAGGTGCTCTGGTACAAGGAGGCGCCCAAGGTGCCCGGTTCCGGCGCCGACGCCAAGGGCATGTGGGTCAAGGACGACATCGCCGTCAAGGCCGCGTACAAGGAGATCACCGCCTACAACGTCAAGACGGGCGACAGCGCCTGGCCGACGATCAAGTTCCCGCAGAAGATCTGTGGCACGACGCCGCAGATCACGAAGGACAACAAGATCGTCGTCGCGTACAAGGACGGCCAGAAGGACGACGCCAAGTGCAGCCGGATCCAGGTCGTCGACCTGAAGACGGGCGGCAAGGGCTGGGCGAAGCCGGTCAAGGAGGAAGGTCTCTTCGACTTCGCCACCAACGTGGACCTCTCCCTCACCGGCGACACCCTGATGGTCGGCCGCTCCCAGTCCGGCACGGCGCTGCGGATGAGCGACGGCAAGGAACTCTTCGTCGCCGACAAGAAGGACCCGGGGACCTGCTTCCCCAGCGGCTTCGCCGGCGGCAAGAAGCTGCTCGTCGCCTACTCGTGCGGGGCTAGCTCGCCCACCGAGCACGACGAGCTGCAGCAGATCGACCCGAAGACCGGCGACGCCGTGTGGACGAAGAAGTTCCCCAAGGGCTGGAAGATCGGCCGGATCTACTCCGAGAGCCCGACGATCATCTACCTCACCAACGAGGACAAGAAGAAGTGGAACATCACCACGCTGAAGCCCAACAGCAGTGACACCCGCTCCGAGGTCGGCGTAGACGAGGACTTCGCACCCGAGTGCGACGGCTCGACGTTCCTCGGCGGGAGTCTGCAGGGCTGCCTGGGCGCGACGACCGACGACAAGAACCTCTACCTGCCGACCAAGGCGACGTCCGGCGCCAACGAGGTCGTGGCGATCAGCCTCGCCACCGGCAAGGAGGCCTGGCGCACGAAGTCCCCGCTTGAGGAATCGATGCTGCCGATGAAGGTCGACGGCGGTTCGGTCATCGCCTACGTCAACCCCTCGTACGACTCCGGCGGCCAGGTCGTGTCGATCCCGCTCTCGGGCTCGCACAAGCCGAAGACGCTCCTGAAGAACCCCGAGGGGACCTCGGAGATCGAGAGCGGCTTCTACTCGAAGGCGGTCGATTACGTGGACGGTCGCTTCTACATCTCCACCACGCGGCTCTCGGGCAGCGCAAAGGGCCAGGAGAAGCTGATGCTGGCCTACGGCAAGTGATCTTCTCCGCGGGCACGTCGCCCTCTTCGTCGCTCAGTTCAACTCTCGTCCCCAAGGAATCGACGTCATGACCCAGCCGCCCCAGCCGCCCAACGAGCCCCCGCAGGGCGGGTTCGGCGCCCCCCAGGACCCCCCGCCGGGTGGTTTCGGCGCTCCCCAGGATCCGCCGCCGGTGGGCTTCGGCAAGGCTCCCGAGCCGGATCCGAACCCGTCGTACGGCTACCCGCAGACCCCGCCGCCGGCCCAGCCGCCGACGCCGCCCCCGCCGCCGCAGGGCCAGCCCAACTACGGCTACCCCCAGGCGCCGCAGGCCCCCGGCACCCCGCCTCCCGGCCAGCCCCAGGGCTACGGCTACCCGGGTCAGCCGACCCAGCCGTACGGCCAGCAGGCCCCGTCCCCGTACGGGCAGCAGCCGCCTTACGGTGCCTACCAGCAGCAGCCCCCGACGATGCCGATGTCGCCGCAGCCGGGCGCCCCGGCCGGGGGCGGTTCGAAGCTCAGCAGCCAGATGAAGATCATCATCGGTGCGGTCGTCGCGATCGCCCTGATCGTCGGCGGCGGTGTCATCTACGCCACGACCGCCAAGGACGACACCGAGGCGAGCTCCGAGGGCTCCACCGGTGGCAAGGACGGCAAGGGCGGCGAGCAGAAGGGCGGCAACGAGCAGGGGCCGAGCGGCCCCGGCACGGAGAAGGTCCCGTCCAACACCAGCGCCACGGTCTCCATGCAGCTCCCGCAGCCGGAGGTCCCCAAGGACGACGTCTGGAGCATCAAGGGCTCCTGGCTCACCGATGACGTCTACGCCAAGGCGGGCGTCAACGAGATCGTCGGCTACAACCCGGCCGACGGCAAGGAACTGTGGACCCTGCCGCTCGCGGGCCAGACCTGCGCGGGATCGCGCGAGGTCACCAAGGACGGCATCGCCGCGGTCGCGTACGAAGAGGGCAAGCGAACCAAGAAGGGCGACCACGAGACCTGCTCGCAGATCTCCGCGATCGACCTGAAGAAGGGCAAGCGGCTCTGGACGGAGACCATCGACGAGGGCAGCGCGGCCGCCCGGGTCGAGGAGCTCACCATCAGCGGCAGCACCGTCGCGGTCGGATCCAGCGCGGGCGGCGCCGCCTTCGAGATCACCGAGGGCAAGCACCTGTGGGAGCCCAACCCCGGCGACGAGTGCCAGGACGAGGGCTACGCCGGCGGCGAGCAGCTCGTCGCCGTCCAGAAGTGCGGTGACTACGGCGACGAGAAGCTCAAGGTCCAGCTCATCGACTCCAAGACCGGCGACGAGAAGTGGACCTACCCGGTGACGCCGGGCGTCGACAACGCCAAGATCATCTCGACCCGTCCCGTCGTCTTCGGCCAGGACACCCAGGAGATCACCGCGAGCGGCGTCACGGACGTCTTCTCGATCGACGACAAGGGCGAGCTCCGCGCCAAGATCTCGCTCCCCGACGGCAAGTACGACCACGACTGCGAGGTCAACGTCGTCTACGCCTGCTCCTCGCTGGCGGTCGGCAACGACAAGCTCTACGTCCCCACCCGTCAGCACGACGGCGGCGGTGACAGCTACAGCCAGACGAACGAGATCATCTCGTTCTCGCTGGCCACCGGGAAGACCACCGGCGACCGCGCCGACGCGGGCGAGAACGGCGAGATGTTCCCGATCCGCATGGACGGCGGCAACATCCTGGCGTACAAGGACGCGGGTTACGACAAGGGCGCCCAGGTCATCTCCCTCAACGGCAAGACGATGAAGGAGACCAAGCTCCTGGAGACCCCCGCCGCCGAGTCCGTCGGCAGCGCGATCAGCAGCATGGTCCCGAAATCGAACGAACTCCTTTACGGCGACGGCAAGCTGTACCTCGGCAAGGAGCTGATCAGCAAGCCGTACTCGAAGGACGAGAAGGAGTACACGGCCCTGGGATTCGTCGCCCAGTAGGCCTTGTGACCTCCGCGTACGCACCGGACGGCCCCGTTCCTGATGAGGAGCGGGGCCGTTTCGCGCTGTTCCGCTTTCCCCGCGGACCATTCCGTACGCACGTACTCCCTCTCACTCCTCCATGGCCGGGATTTAGGCATTCCGGGCCGCTTATCGCCGGTAGGGGGCGCGCGACGTCGAACAAGCGTGTAGCTTCCGGGGGATGAGTGGGTGCAGGGCCGGGGGGCCCTCGATCCGTGGGGGATTCGTGGGGGAAAGTGGGGGGTTGCTCGATGGGTGTGCGACTCATGGTGGTCGACGACCACCGACTGCTCGCCGAGGCACTCGCCTCGGCCTTGAAGCTGCGCGGGCACCGGGTGCTCGCCGCGGCCGCACCCGCGGCCGGGGCGGCGGAGCTGGTGATCAGCCGCGCTCCCGAGGTCTGCCTGCTCGGTACGGCGACGCCCGCCGAGGCCGGAATGTTCGATCCGGTCGTGAAGATCAAGCGGGAGCGCCCACAGGTCGCCGTGGTGGTGCTCGGCCCGGTGCCCAGCCCGCGCGGCATCGCCGCGGCCTTCGCCGCGGGCGCTTCGGGGTACGTACGTCATGACGAGCGCATCGAGGGCGTCGAGCGCGCGATCATGAAGGCGAGAGCCGGGGAGGCCGCCGTCGCACCGCAGCTGCTCCAGGGCGCCTTCAGCGAGCTGCTCAATCCTGCCGCTCAGCCCGACGACGAGGGGCAGCGGCTCCTTCAGATGCTGACGCCCCGCGAGGTCGAGGTCCTGGTGCGGGTCGCGGACGGCGAGGACACCCGTCTCATCGCCGCCGGGATGGGGATCGCGCCCAGCACGGCGCGCACGCACGTGCAGCGCGTCCTGATGAAGCTGGGCGTCGGATCCCGTCTTGAGGCCGCGGCGCTCGCCGCCCGCACCGGCCTGCTCGACCGCGCGGAACGGCCCGCCGCGGGCTACGCGAACGACTCGGAGACACCGACGGGGCCCGAGTCACCGTCGCAGTGAACTCGGGCCCCGGCCGGGGGTGTCGGGTGTTACTCGGCTTCCGGTGCCTCGGTGGGCGGCGGCGTGGGGCGCAGCCACAGCCAGCCGAGGAAGAAGAGCCCGAGCGCCAGCATGGCCAGGCCCGTCCACAGGTTGATGTTGATGTCCTCCGCCTTCTTCATGTCGGCGTCGGACGGTGAGATTCCGGCGATCGTCACGATGATTCCGTAGACGACGAACAGACCACCGATGATCCGCCGGATGTCGAAGAGGCGGGCCGCCGTGGCGGACTTGCTCTCCAGCTCGGAGACTTCGCGTCGCAGTTCAGACATGTTCTTCCAGACCTCCGATCGGGGTTAGAGCGAGTACGGCAGGTAGCAGAGCGCGGCGAGCACGATCGCTCCCCAGCCGAGCAGCGCGGGCTTGCGGTACCAGGCGTCGTCGCCCTCCGCGGGCGGCTCCTCCAGGTCCGGCGACGTCGTCCCGTAGACCAGACCGGCCAGTTCGGCCTCCGGCTTGGGGGCGGTGAAGAGCGTGACCACGACCATCACCACGGCGCCCGCGACGAAGCCGACGATCGCCGAGACGAAGTTGGCGCCCTGGTCGGTCGGGATGTCGATGACGCCCTGCTTGTAGATCCAGAAGTAGTTGACCATCGCGGCGGTCGTGCCCGCGAGCAGGCCCCACACACCGGACTTCATCGACGCGCGCTTCCAGAACATGCCGATGATGAAGACCACGAACATCGGGACGTTGAAGAAGGAGAACAGCGTCTGGAGGTACCCCATGATGTTCGAGAACGACGAGGCGATGAAGGCCGTTCCGACCGAGGCGAGGACGCCGATCGCGGTGATCACGCGGCCGAACTTCAGGTAGTAGCCGTCCTCGCGGTTCTTGACCACGTACTTCGACCAGATGTCGTACGTGAAGACGGTGTTGAAGGACGACACGTTCGCCGCCATGCCCGCCATGAACGCCGCGAGCAGACCGGTCACCGCGATGCCGAGCACGCCGTTGGGCAGCAGCTCCTGCATCAGGTACGGGATCGCGTCGTTGTAGGTGAGGTCCGAGCCCGCCGTGCCGATCTTCGGGACGAGTACGGCCGCGACCAGGCCCGGGATCATCACCAGGAAGACGATGAAGATCTTCGGGAAGGCGGCGATCAGCGGCGTGCGCTGGGCGGCGGAGAGGTTCTTCGCGGACAGGGCGCGCTGCACCTCGGCGAAGTTGGTCGTCCAGTAGCCGAACGAGAGCACGAAGCCGAGGCCGAGGATGATCGTCAGCCAGTTCGCGCCCAGCGGGTTGGCGTCACCG
Protein-coding sequences here:
- a CDS encoding acyltransferase family protein, translated to MGSSVRELAEKTPTGRDRYIDLLRVASLGTVVVGHWLMAAVTVGDDGRTEVGNLLAVVPELQLLTWVLQIMPVFFFVGGFSHALSYRSLSRKAEAGASVYSVFLRARLQRLLRPTMVFIGVWGLAALVVQLLGQGGALLDVTLRLVAQPLWFIGIYLAMVAFTPLLLGLHERYGWGAFGGLVLAAGAVDVARFAFGVPYVEFLNFAFVWLAVHQLGFLRADGRLRMPVALAVTGLAGAAALVAFGPYPLSMVGMPGERVSNMAPPTFALLCHGMWLVGAVELLRGPAVRWLARPRVWRGVVAANGVSMTAFLWHLTAMLGVYGVLIAADVRLPEPATAQWWTQVPLRMAAAVVVTGLLVAAFRRFEKPGAVREPGGTPGAASGPAAAVGVVLCLFGVLGLSMVGFGGLLEGRTAMVVAVRMTAPVAVGMALAGWLLVERAGRPSLPGSARGTG
- a CDS encoding ABC-F family ATP-binding cassette domain-containing protein — translated: MAVNLVNVEAVSKVYGTRALLDGVSLGVSEGDRIGVVGRNGDGKTTLIRMLAKLEETDSGRVTHNGGLQLGVLTQHDSLDPGATVRHEVIGDLADHEWAGSAKIRDVLTGLFGGLDMPGFPQGLDTVIGPLSGGERRRIALAKLLIGEPDLIVLDEPTNHLDVEGIAWLAEHLRTRRSALVCVTHDRWFLDQVCTRMWDVQSGDVFEYEGGYSDYVFARAERERIAATEETKRKNLMRKELAWLRRGAPARTSKPRYRIEAANELIADVPPPRDSSELMKFATTRLGKTVFDLEDVTVQAGPKLLLKHLTWQLGPGDRIGLVGVNGAGKTSLLRAMAEAQRSDGDVQPEAGRVVVGKTVKLAYLSQEVAELSPTLRVLQAVQQVRERVDLGKGREMTAGQLCETFGFNKEKQWTPVGDLSGGERRRLQLLRLLMDEPNVLFLDEPTNDLDIETLTQLEDVLDGWPGSMVVISHDRFFLERTTDKVFALLGDATMRMLPRGIDEYLERRKRMADAGTPAAPLAASAASAESAAPAAPQKTVSSADARAAKKELQKIERQLDKMSTKETWLHAQIADNATDFGKVAKLDAELRELVSERDELEMRWLELAESA
- a CDS encoding PQQ-binding-like beta-propeller repeat protein, with product MTQPPNQPPSGGFGAPQDPQQGAAPQPPGQPPQAPQTPPPGAPQTPPAPQPGYGYPQTPPPAQPGYGYPQQPGQPGPYNQPGPYGQPTQPGQPGPYGQPTQPGPYAQPQYGYPQQQAQFPGGPGMPGTPPGGGSKNPFKGKPGLIVAAVAAGALVIGGVAWAVVGGDDGGKKKKPVAGKSDDPKASGSAPVNPGDGSGDGDEKQEDLNAGRQPGESKVLWYKEAPKVPGSGADAKGMWVKDDIAVKAAYKEITAYNVKTGDSAWPTIKFPQKICGTTPQITKDNKIVVAYKDGQKDDAKCSRIQVVDLKTGGKGWAKPVKEEGLFDFATNVDLSLTGDTLMVGRSQSGTALRMSDGKELFVADKKDPGTCFPSGFAGGKKLLVAYSCGASSPTEHDELQQIDPKTGDAVWTKKFPKGWKIGRIYSESPTIIYLTNEDKKKWNITTLKPNSSDTRSEVGVDEDFAPECDGSTFLGGSLQGCLGATTDDKNLYLPTKATSGANEVVAISLATGKEAWRTKSPLEESMLPMKVDGGSVIAYVNPSYDSGGQVVSIPLSGSHKPKTLLKNPEGTSEIESGFYSKAVDYVDGRFYISTTRLSGSAKGQEKLMLAYGK
- a CDS encoding PQQ-binding-like beta-propeller repeat protein produces the protein MTQPPQPPNEPPQGGFGAPQDPPPGGFGAPQDPPPVGFGKAPEPDPNPSYGYPQTPPPAQPPTPPPPPQGQPNYGYPQAPQAPGTPPPGQPQGYGYPGQPTQPYGQQAPSPYGQQPPYGAYQQQPPTMPMSPQPGAPAGGGSKLSSQMKIIIGAVVAIALIVGGGVIYATTAKDDTEASSEGSTGGKDGKGGEQKGGNEQGPSGPGTEKVPSNTSATVSMQLPQPEVPKDDVWSIKGSWLTDDVYAKAGVNEIVGYNPADGKELWTLPLAGQTCAGSREVTKDGIAAVAYEEGKRTKKGDHETCSQISAIDLKKGKRLWTETIDEGSAAARVEELTISGSTVAVGSSAGGAAFEITEGKHLWEPNPGDECQDEGYAGGEQLVAVQKCGDYGDEKLKVQLIDSKTGDEKWTYPVTPGVDNAKIISTRPVVFGQDTQEITASGVTDVFSIDDKGELRAKISLPDGKYDHDCEVNVVYACSSLAVGNDKLYVPTRQHDGGGDSYSQTNEIISFSLATGKTTGDRADAGENGEMFPIRMDGGNILAYKDAGYDKGAQVISLNGKTMKETKLLETPAAESVGSAISSMVPKSNELLYGDGKLYLGKELISKPYSKDEKEYTALGFVAQ
- a CDS encoding helix-turn-helix transcriptional regulator — its product is MGVRLMVVDDHRLLAEALASALKLRGHRVLAAAAPAAGAAELVISRAPEVCLLGTATPAEAGMFDPVVKIKRERPQVAVVVLGPVPSPRGIAAAFAAGASGYVRHDERIEGVERAIMKARAGEAAVAPQLLQGAFSELLNPAAQPDDEGQRLLQMLTPREVEVLVRVADGEDTRLIAAGMGIAPSTARTHVQRVLMKLGVGSRLEAAALAARTGLLDRAERPAAGYANDSETPTGPESPSQ
- a CDS encoding sodium:solute symporter family protein; the protein is MQSPTQTLAEGLRLPTNGLDYAILAIYFIVVLGIGFAARRSVKTSLDFFLSGRSLPAWVTGLAFVAANLGATEILGMAATGAQYGVAVVHWYWIGAIPAMVFLGLVMMPFYYRSKVRSVPEYLLQRFDKSAHLLSSVLFAFAAILIAGVNLYALSIVVEALLGWPQWVAIVVAGFFVLAYITIGGLSSAIYNEVLQFFVILAALIPICVIGLKKVGGWDGMSDSLVKAHGEDFMSAWGGTGIGDANPLGANWLTIILGLGFVLSFGYWTTNFAEVQRALSAKNLSAAQRTPLIAAFPKIFIVFLVMIPGLVAAVLVPKIGTAGSDLTYNDAIPYLMQELLPNGVLGIAVTGLLAAFMAGMAANVSSFNTVFTYDIWSKYVVKNREDGYYLKFGRVITAIGVLASVGTAFIASSFSNIMGYLQTLFSFFNVPMFVVFIIGMFWKRASMKSGVWGLLAGTTAAMVNYFWIYKQGVIDIPTDQGANFVSAIVGFVAGAVVMVVVTLFTAPKPEAELAGLVYGTTSPDLEEPPAEGDDAWYRKPALLGWGAIVLAALCYLPYSL